A DNA window from Drosophila virilis strain 15010-1051.87 chromosome 4, Dvir_AGI_RSII-ME, whole genome shotgun sequence contains the following coding sequences:
- the LOC6628502 gene encoding uncharacterized protein: protein MKSHLMKLKFEADELSYTNTYGALELEAAAALLMLRYQYDISAVGGTGCTVAQTTPPPPPAAETEKSTPKEQVRAVVDASSQPLKKRRIPPHLLRRSLTPAKATPSTQHGGNVTKAKLKAVPAAACNKALLKSCRNMIREFLDNQELI from the coding sequence ATGAAGAGCCACCTGATGAAGCTGAAGTTCGAAGCCGACGAGTTGTCCTATACCAACACCTATGGCGCCCTGGAGCTGGAGGCGGCCGCTGCGCTCCTCATGCTGCGCTATCAGTACGATATAAGTGCGGTGGGCGGCACAGGTTGCACTGTGGCACAGAccacgccgccgccgccaccggcAGCCGAAACGGAGAAGAGCACGCCCAAGGAGCAAGTGCGTGCCGTTGTGGATGCCTCGTCGCAGCCGCTTAAGAAACGTCGCATACCGCCGCATTTGCTGCGACGCTCCCTGACGCCGGCCAAGGCGACACCCAGCACCCAGCACGGCGGCAACGTGACCAAGGCCAAGCTAAAGGCGGTGCCAGCGGCGGCATGCAACAAGGCGCTGCTCAAGTCGTGCCGCAACATGATACGCGAATTCCTGGACAACCAGGAGCTGATCTAA
- the AIF gene encoding putative apoptosis-inducing factor 1, mitochondrial isoform X2, with product MSIWSVRCLCHKFCRQAHILANRRIIPPAQRLPQVVNGTNRPAHNSLYQMGYADTRPNSTAQDVLKSSQCEKPPALKVDKSDELESDPCAEFHRLRRETSMSGGSGDGGDDDNKKSNEERLKQLKIKCFLGALAALLAGGLIAWLMSRRGKRSGAGDDETADSPEEALKRAKISGLISTPRSSDKIPQHVPYLIIGGGTAAFSAFRAIKSNDARAKVLMISNEYRKPYMRPPLSKELWYTPNPNEDPIKDYRFKQWTGTERSLYFEPEEFFVDPEKLQDSVNGGIAVAQGFAVKKVDAQKRIVTLNDGYQIGYDACLIATGCAPKNLPMFRDAPPSVQEKVMVYRTPDDFDRLRRYALQKRSITIVGNGFVGSELACSLAHYSKQHGGGKVYQVFQEKGNMSKVLPNYLSDWTTRKMEAQGVCVIPDASIRTATRDESQLKLELNNGMSLLTDIVVVCVGCTPNTAMAGPSKLEVDRSLGGFVVNAELEARRNLFVAGDASCFYDPLLGRRRVEHHDHSVVSGRLAGENMTGAKKPYQHQSMFWSDLGPEIGYEGIGLVDSSLPTVGVFALPSQSEKRADSHIDVRSDASSKNVYKKMTDGPDLVCDPNEAPNYGKGVIFYLKNDKIVGILLWNLFNRIGLARTIINENKDYEDLNEVAKLFEIHA from the exons ATGAGCATTTGGAGTGTGAGATGTTTGTGTCACAAATTCTGTCGACAGGCGCATATATTAGCCAACAGACGAATCATACCCCCGGCACAGCGACTTCCCCAGGTGGTCAACG GCACCAACCGGCCGGCACACAACAGTTTATATCAAATG GGCTATGCCGACACCAGACCCAATTCCACTGCCCAGGATGTGCTGAAGTCGTCGCAGTGCGAGAAGCCGCCCGCACTGAAGGTCGATAAGAGCGATGAACTGGAGAGCGATCCCTGCGCCGAATTCCATCGGCTGCGTCGTGAGACCAGCAtgagcggcggcagcggcgatGGTGGCGACGATGACAATAAAAAATCCAACGAGGAAAGATTAAAGCAGTTGAAAATCAAATGCTTTCTTGGCGCGTTGGCCGCCCTGCTGGCAGGTGGCCtg ATTGCCTGGCTAATGTCGCGTCGCGGCAAGAGAAGTGGCGCTGGCGACGATGAAACTGCCGACAGTCCTGAGGAAGCGCTGAAGCGTGCCAAAATATCTGGATTAATATCGA CGCCTCGTAGTTCGGATAAAATTCCACAGCATGTTCCATATTTGATCATTGGTGGCGGCACCGCTGCCTTTTCAGCATTCCGTGCCATCAAATCGAACGATGCACGCGCCAAAGTACTTATGATCAGCAACGAATATCGCAAGCCATACATGCGACCGCCGCTCTCCAAGGAGCTCTGGTATACGCCCAATCCCAATGAAGATCCCATCAAAGACTATCGCTTCAAGCAATGGACGGGCACCGAGCGCAG CTTGTACTTTGAGCCGGAGGAGTTCTTTGTCGATCCCGAGAAGCTTCAAGACAGCGTAAACGGCGGCATAGCCGTCGCTCAAGGTTTCGCCGTTAAGAAAGTTGATGCACAGAAACGCATTGTAACATTGAACGACGGCTATCAGATCGGCTACGATGCATGCCTAATTGCAACGGGTTGTGCGCCCAAAAATCTGCCCATGTTCCGCGATGCGCCACCCAGTGTACAGGAGAAGGTAATGGTCTATCGCACGCCCGATGACTTTGATCGTCTGCGCCGCTATGCGCTTCAGAAGCGCTCCATAACCATTGTGGGTAATGGTTTCGTTGGCAGTGAACTGGCCTGCTCGCTGGCCCACTACTCCAAGCAGCATGGGGGCGGCAAGGTGTATCAGGTGTTCCAGGAGAAGGGCAATATGTCTAAGGTGTTGCCCAATTATTTGAGCGATTGGACTACACGAAAAATGGAGGCGCAGGGCGTATGCGTGATACCGGATGCCAGCATAAGGACCGCCACACGGGATGAATCCCAACTAAAACTGGAGCTGAACAATGGCATGTCGCTGCTCACCGACATTGTCGTCGTCTGTGTGGGCTGCACACCAAATACGGCCATGGCTGGTCCCTCCAAGCTGGAGGTGGATCGCAGTCTCGGCGGCTTTGTAGTTAATGCAGAGCTTGAGGCACGTCGCAATCTTTTTGTGGCCGGCGATGCTTCCTGTTTCTATGATCCGCTGCTGGGCCGCAGGCGTGTGGAGCACCATGATCATTCTGTCGTCTCCGGACGGCTGGCCGGCGAGAACATGACCGGAGCGA AAAAACCATATCAGCATCAGAGCATGTTCTGGTCTGATTTGGGTCCCGAAATTGGTTACGAAGGTATTGGCCTGGTGGACTCTTCCCTGCCCACGGTGGGCGTGTTTGCGTTACCCTCTCAATCGGAAAAGCGTGCGGATAGTCATATAGACGTACGCTCCGATGCGAGTAGCAAAAATGTATACAAGAAAATGACCGACGGTCCGGACCTTGTATGCGATCCGAACGAGGCACCCAATTATGGCAAGGGCGTCATTTTCTATCTGAAAAACGATAAAATTGTTGGCATATTATTGTGGAATCTATTCAATCGCATTGGACTGGCACGAACGATAATCAATGAGAACAAAGACTATGAGGATCTCAATGAAGTTGCCAAACTGTTCGAGATACACGCGTAG
- the AIF gene encoding putative apoptosis-inducing factor 1, mitochondrial isoform X1, translating into MSIWSVRCLCHKFCRQAHILANRRIIPPAQRLPQVVNGTNRPAHNSLYQMVKKRTLEARTKLQANKYPNHNACMKVAKTVEFVPDVDEVAQTTTVSNLQGPQISFTALQDPQFRVGYADTRPNSTAQDVLKSSQCEKPPALKVDKSDELESDPCAEFHRLRRETSMSGGSGDGGDDDNKKSNEERLKQLKIKCFLGALAALLAGGLIAWLMSRRGKRSGAGDDETADSPEEALKRAKISGLISTPRSSDKIPQHVPYLIIGGGTAAFSAFRAIKSNDARAKVLMISNEYRKPYMRPPLSKELWYTPNPNEDPIKDYRFKQWTGTERSLYFEPEEFFVDPEKLQDSVNGGIAVAQGFAVKKVDAQKRIVTLNDGYQIGYDACLIATGCAPKNLPMFRDAPPSVQEKVMVYRTPDDFDRLRRYALQKRSITIVGNGFVGSELACSLAHYSKQHGGGKVYQVFQEKGNMSKVLPNYLSDWTTRKMEAQGVCVIPDASIRTATRDESQLKLELNNGMSLLTDIVVVCVGCTPNTAMAGPSKLEVDRSLGGFVVNAELEARRNLFVAGDASCFYDPLLGRRRVEHHDHSVVSGRLAGENMTGAKKPYQHQSMFWSDLGPEIGYEGIGLVDSSLPTVGVFALPSQSEKRADSHIDVRSDASSKNVYKKMTDGPDLVCDPNEAPNYGKGVIFYLKNDKIVGILLWNLFNRIGLARTIINENKDYEDLNEVAKLFEIHA; encoded by the exons ATGAGCATTTGGAGTGTGAGATGTTTGTGTCACAAATTCTGTCGACAGGCGCATATATTAGCCAACAGACGAATCATACCCCCGGCACAGCGACTTCCCCAGGTGGTCAACG GCACCAACCGGCCGGCACACAACAGTTTATATCAAATGGTAAAAAAACGTACGCTCGAGGCACGCACTAAATTACAAGCCAATAAATATCCGAATCACAACGCCTGCATGAAAGTGGCCAAAACCGTGGAATTTGTGCCCGATGTCGATGAGGTTGCTCAGACCACGACCGTGTCCAATTTGCAAGGCCCCCAAATCAGCTTCACCGCATTGCAAGACCCACAATTTCGAGTG GGCTATGCCGACACCAGACCCAATTCCACTGCCCAGGATGTGCTGAAGTCGTCGCAGTGCGAGAAGCCGCCCGCACTGAAGGTCGATAAGAGCGATGAACTGGAGAGCGATCCCTGCGCCGAATTCCATCGGCTGCGTCGTGAGACCAGCAtgagcggcggcagcggcgatGGTGGCGACGATGACAATAAAAAATCCAACGAGGAAAGATTAAAGCAGTTGAAAATCAAATGCTTTCTTGGCGCGTTGGCCGCCCTGCTGGCAGGTGGCCtg ATTGCCTGGCTAATGTCGCGTCGCGGCAAGAGAAGTGGCGCTGGCGACGATGAAACTGCCGACAGTCCTGAGGAAGCGCTGAAGCGTGCCAAAATATCTGGATTAATATCGA CGCCTCGTAGTTCGGATAAAATTCCACAGCATGTTCCATATTTGATCATTGGTGGCGGCACCGCTGCCTTTTCAGCATTCCGTGCCATCAAATCGAACGATGCACGCGCCAAAGTACTTATGATCAGCAACGAATATCGCAAGCCATACATGCGACCGCCGCTCTCCAAGGAGCTCTGGTATACGCCCAATCCCAATGAAGATCCCATCAAAGACTATCGCTTCAAGCAATGGACGGGCACCGAGCGCAG CTTGTACTTTGAGCCGGAGGAGTTCTTTGTCGATCCCGAGAAGCTTCAAGACAGCGTAAACGGCGGCATAGCCGTCGCTCAAGGTTTCGCCGTTAAGAAAGTTGATGCACAGAAACGCATTGTAACATTGAACGACGGCTATCAGATCGGCTACGATGCATGCCTAATTGCAACGGGTTGTGCGCCCAAAAATCTGCCCATGTTCCGCGATGCGCCACCCAGTGTACAGGAGAAGGTAATGGTCTATCGCACGCCCGATGACTTTGATCGTCTGCGCCGCTATGCGCTTCAGAAGCGCTCCATAACCATTGTGGGTAATGGTTTCGTTGGCAGTGAACTGGCCTGCTCGCTGGCCCACTACTCCAAGCAGCATGGGGGCGGCAAGGTGTATCAGGTGTTCCAGGAGAAGGGCAATATGTCTAAGGTGTTGCCCAATTATTTGAGCGATTGGACTACACGAAAAATGGAGGCGCAGGGCGTATGCGTGATACCGGATGCCAGCATAAGGACCGCCACACGGGATGAATCCCAACTAAAACTGGAGCTGAACAATGGCATGTCGCTGCTCACCGACATTGTCGTCGTCTGTGTGGGCTGCACACCAAATACGGCCATGGCTGGTCCCTCCAAGCTGGAGGTGGATCGCAGTCTCGGCGGCTTTGTAGTTAATGCAGAGCTTGAGGCACGTCGCAATCTTTTTGTGGCCGGCGATGCTTCCTGTTTCTATGATCCGCTGCTGGGCCGCAGGCGTGTGGAGCACCATGATCATTCTGTCGTCTCCGGACGGCTGGCCGGCGAGAACATGACCGGAGCGA AAAAACCATATCAGCATCAGAGCATGTTCTGGTCTGATTTGGGTCCCGAAATTGGTTACGAAGGTATTGGCCTGGTGGACTCTTCCCTGCCCACGGTGGGCGTGTTTGCGTTACCCTCTCAATCGGAAAAGCGTGCGGATAGTCATATAGACGTACGCTCCGATGCGAGTAGCAAAAATGTATACAAGAAAATGACCGACGGTCCGGACCTTGTATGCGATCCGAACGAGGCACCCAATTATGGCAAGGGCGTCATTTTCTATCTGAAAAACGATAAAATTGTTGGCATATTATTGTGGAATCTATTCAATCGCATTGGACTGGCACGAACGATAATCAATGAGAACAAAGACTATGAGGATCTCAATGAAGTTGCCAAACTGTTCGAGATACACGCGTAG
- the LOC6628505 gene encoding uncharacterized protein — translation MKLDNFRLIVEVGQRRALWDSTMQLSIRKDVGALQWQEVANIMQMDVAVCKKRFKGLRDSYRSEIRKIQQKRSEHSNWPYFRALEFLRNIFDPDKLVPFSPVPFDIDIDGVDYEQNRLDDFIIDVDNDDSFDFEIMGDIFKRDSVEAQAHDSGSDMSVINRQHFDMSASNMSSNARSDIEQHGSSSPRLLSPLLPKPPAAKRTRRRKTSSSTDGPYLNGHATNVIKSTPVPPLETAAKDDPDYNFLISLLPHVKTLSSMNNMKFRTEVSRMLMEMNQQDMQPGQRGRDHATALPKLIPAPASNYDHEHDSTKYSMSGTLNGSAFLAHSSMIECDVKIENEPLF, via the exons atgaaattggaTAACTTTCGGCTGATCGTCGAGGTTGGCCAACGTCGCGCTCTATGGGACTCGACCATGCAACTGAGCATACGCAAAGATGTTGGCGCCTTACAATGGCAGGAAGTGGCGAACATAATGCAGATGGACG TGGCCGTGTGCAAGAAGCGCTTCAAAGGACTGCGCGACAGCTATCGCTCCGAGATACGCAAGATCCAGCAGAAGCGCAGCGAACACTCGAATTGGCCCTACTTTCGAGCTCTGGAATTTCTGCGCAACATATTCGATCCGGACAAGCTGGTGCCTTTCTCGCCGGTGCCCTTTGACATCGACATTGACGGCGTAGATTATGAGCAAAATAGGCTGGACGACTTTATCATTGATGTGGACAACGATGACTcgtttgattttgaaattatGGGTGATATTTTCAAGCGCGACTCAGTCGAGGCACAGGCTCATGATTCCGGCTCGGATATGTCCGTGATCAATAGACAGCACTTCGATATGTCCGCATCGAACATGTCATCAAATGCCAGATCGGACATCGAACAACATGGCTCATCATCGCCCCGATTGTTATCACCTCTGCTTCCCAAACCGCCGGCGGCAAAGCGTACGCGACGCCGCAAGACATCGTCGTCAACAGATGGACCATATCTGAATGGTCATGCGACAAACGTGATAAAATCGACGCCAGTGCCTCCATTGGAAACAGCTGCCAAAGATGATCCCGACTATAACTTCCTGATTAGCTTGCTGCCGCACGTGAAAACGCTGTCGAGTATGAATAATATGAAATTTCGTACGGAGGTCAGTCGAATGTTAATGGAAATGAATCAGCAGGATATGCAGCCGGGACAGCGTGGCAGAGACCATGCGACAGCCTTGCCAAAACTAATCCCAGCACCGGCCTCCAACTATGATCACGAGCACGACTCAACTAAATATAGTATGAGCGGCACACTGAATGGCAGCGCATTTCTGGCACACAGTTCCATGATAGAGTGTGATGTTAAGATAGAGAACGAACCCCTGTTTTAG
- the Tbcd gene encoding tubulin-specific chaperone D, with translation MQQSEDVKDDDLPANTLEHFAELDQVLALIDSMKPIQDGAFEREFEQYTELLSRYQEQPHLLDPHLELLLTRLLGKIRQANLPAGERDAAFKYLYIISKVRTYKVLVKFMPHELSDLEFVLQLLGQQDPKEFSNWETRYMLLLWMSILVLNPFHMARLDAYEQAAPAPANNCVLSNHASPPQTVVTAMPKMERIFELCKLYASTNDTCSNMAAFLAAKFFVRTDIKDLYLERFLDWIIEQHQADTLQVKFGQLAAVAAILKHGKREDLLPYADKLLQWIVGCQYKDVNDFLKYKYYVKIVQRLGLVHLKPRIASWRYKRGTRSLATNLGHQSSAAGDSVTGNVETEEDAAGEEIIVPDSIEEVIEELLQALRSGGNDIRWSAAKGLGRVTNRLPKELADEVIGSVIDILNPLEPHEAWHGGCLAIAELAKRGLLLPYRLHELVPLLMQALFYDEMKGYMSVGQHIRDSACYMCWAFARAYNPDDLKPFVQLISSGLLTVAVFDREINCRRAASAAFQESVGRLGNFPYGIEISTTTDFYSVGIRHNSYLSISDFIAQFEEYRQPLIDHLVQRKVGHWDSAIRELTAKALHKLTYRAPEYMAAVVMPQLLAKTETIDVNARHGCVLAMGEITLALRQLETAPDSNTVYLSNQRIAELNELVKTFLERNFYRGMSGELMKFCTASFIRNCSVAKLPVNTECLASWQQVIDIGLVTKSSSIRDAAVEAFAELSSAYYCLESRHAENERIITAYLKGADNDLEEHMRMGYLAALGVLPALMLRQHLNAVLDNLVKHALAPQGAYDDHENVQTYRWSEARTQSVRALSKVVHTVGYDAAIQDSFADRQHFNKVVECLLQAMDEYTLDNRGDIGAWVREAAMQALYELATQCPRDMLTPQQVHQIVVGFMQQAVEKIDRTRGLAGRLCCKLIHAQPAIPHIRAHGRLLEIFPSDDKSVLWLFADHTFPLFCELLALPDYSKRVLLGLTASIGQLTESLIKYASSALFQFLRSNVDMVPRLCAEIVQLFEGHLLNERVTYPMLSFLEILIGSGSIEAVLHDESNPFAEDIYRLLNLEVRGYKKLYKTATSISTFCQLIQVPRLSKRVLSKMSVFLGLQHVHVRKTAATKLYEALALHGDVTEIPEENMDEILTLLSETDWTLPLVEVRPLRNELCNLMGIKPPVSGAAAAVNKQEIVADK, from the exons ATGCAACAAAGCGAGGATGTCAAGGATGATGATCTGCCGGCAAATACGCTGGAGCACTTTGCCGAACTGGACCAGGTGCTCGCGCTGATCGACAGCATGAAGCCCATACAGGACGGCGCCTTTGAGCGTGAGTTTGAGCAGTATACGGAGCTGTTGTCCCGCTACCAGGAGCAGCCGCATCTGCTGGATCCACATCTGGAGCTGCTGTTGACGCGCCTGCTGGGCAAAATACGCCAAGCGAATTTGCCGGCCGGCGAACGCGATGCCGCCTTCAAGTATTTGTATATCATTAGCAAGGTGCGCACCTACAAGGTGCTCGTCAAGTTTATGCCGCACGAGCTGAGCGACTTGGAGTTTGTGCTCCAGCTGCTGGGTCAGCAGGATCCCAAGGAGTTCAGCAACTGGGAGACGCGCTACATGCTCTTGCTCTGGATGTCCATACTGGTGTTGAATCCCTTTCACATGGCCCGCCTGGATGCCTATGAGCAAGCAGCTCCGGCACCCGCCAACAACTGTGTGCTGAGCAATCACGCCAGCCCACCACAGACTGTTGTCACAGCCATGCCCAAAATGGAGCGCATATTTGAGCTGTGCAAGCTGTACGCCTCCACGAATGATACCTGCAGCAACATGGCCGCCTTTCTGGCGGCCAAGTTCTTTGTGCGCACCGACATCAAGGACTTGTATTTGGAGCGCTTTCTCGACTGGATCATTGAGCAGCATCAGGCGGACACACTGCAGGTTAAGTTCGGTCAGCTGGCTGCCGTTGCGGCCATACTGAAGCATGGCAAGCGCGAGGATCTGCTGCCATATGCCGACAAGCTGCTCCAATGGATTGTCGGCTGTCAGTACAAGGATGTCAATGATTTTCTCAAATACAAGTACTATGTAAAGATTGTGCAGCGACTGGGCCTGGTGCATCTGAAGCCGCGCATTGCCAGCTGGCGTTACAAGCGCG GCACACGCTCGCTGGCCACCAATTTGGGCCATCAGTCGAGCGCTGCAGGGGATTCAGTGACGGGCAATGTGGAGACCGAAGAGGACGCCGCTGGCGAGGAGATAATTGTGCCCGATTCCATCGAGGAGGTAATTGAGGAGCTGCTGCAAGCCCTGCGCAGCGGAGGCAACGATATACGCTGGAGCGCAGCCAAAGGTCTGGGCCGTGTAACCAATCGCTTGCCCAAGGAACTGGCCGATGAGGTGATCGGTTCAGTCATTGACATACTCAATCCACTGGAGCCGCATGAGGCCTGGCATGGCGGCTGTCTGGCCATTGCAGAGCTGGCCAAGCGTGGCCTGCTCTTGCCCTATCGCCTGCACGAGCTGGTGCCACTGCTAATGCAGGCGCTCTTCTACGACGAGATGAAGGGCTACATGTCCGTGGGCCAGCACATACGTGATTCCGCCTGCTACATGTGCTGGGCCTTTGCACGCGCCTACAACCCGGACGATCTGAAGCCCTTTGTGCAGCTGATCTCCTCGGGCCTGCTCACCGTTGCCGTGTTTGACCGCGAGATTAACTGTCGTCgagctgcctctgccgcttTCCAGGAGAGCGTCGGCCGCCTGGGCAACTTTCCCTACGGCATTGAGATCTCTACGACCACGGACTTTTACTCCGTGGGCATACGCCACAATTCCTATTTGTCCATCAGCGATTTTATCGCCCAGTTTGAGGAATATCGCCAGCCGCTAATTGATCATCTCGTGCAGCGCAAGGTGGGCCACTGGGACTCGGCTATACGTGAACTTACCGCCAAGGCGCTGCACAAGCTCACCTATCGTGCGCCAGAGTACATGGCCGCTGTGGTTATGCCCCAGCTCTTGGCCAAGACCGAAACGATTGATGTGAACGCTCGTCATGGCTGTGTTTTGGCCATGGGCGAGATAACCCTGGCGCTGCGTCAGCTGGAAACGGCGCCGGATTCGAATACCGTCTATCTGTCCAATCAGCGCATTGCCGAGCTCAACGAGCTGGTGAAAACATTCCTGGAGCGCAACTTCTATCGCGGCATGAGCGGCGAACTCATGAAGTTCTGCACCGCCAGCTTCATACGCAACTGCAGCGTTGCCAAGCTGCCTGTCAATACCGAGTGCCTAG CCAGCTGGCAGCAGGTCATCGACATTGGCCTGGTCACCAAGTCCAGTAGCATACGCGACGCAGCTGTGGAGGCCTTTGCGGAGCTATCGAGCGCCTACTACTGCCTGGAGTCGCGGCACGCTGAAAACGAAAGAATTATCACGGCGTATCTGAAAGGCGCCGATAACGATCTGGAGGAGCACATGCGCATGGGTTATTTGGCTGCATTGGGCGTGCTGCCTGCCTTGATGTTGCGCCAGCATCTGAACGCCGTCCTGGATAATCTGGTGAAGCATGCGCTGGCACCGCAGGGGGCCTACGATGATCACGAGAATGTGCAGACCTATAGATGGAGCGAGGCGCGCACGCAAAGCGTTCGGGCGCTCAGCAAAGTGGTGCACACCGTTGGTTACGATGCCGCCATCCAGGATTCCTTTGCAGATCGCCAGCACTTTAATAAAGTAGTTGAGTGCCTGCTACAGGCGATGGATGAGTACACGCTGGACAATCGCGGCGACATTGGCGCCTGGGTGCGCGAAGCGGCCATGCAGGCGCTCTACGAACTGGCCACACAGTGTCCCAGGGATATGTTGACGCCACAGCAGGTGCACCAGATTGTGGTTGGTTTCATGCAGCAGGCGGTGGAGAAAATCGATCGTACACGCGGCCTGGCCGGACGTCTCTGCTGCAAGCTGATACACGCCCAGCCGGCCATACCACATATACGCGCCCACGGGCGTCTACTCGAGATATTCCCTAGTGATGATAAGTCCGTTCTCTGGCTATTTGCCGATCATACATTCCCCCTCTTTTGTGAGCTGCTGGCTCTGCCTGACTACTCCAAGCGCGTCTTGCTGGGTCTGACGGCCAGCATTGGACAGCTCACCGAATCTCTG ATCAAATATGCTTCGTCTGCCCTTTTCCAGTTTTTGCGTTCCAATGTGGATATGGTGCCGCGTTTGTGCGCGGAGATAGTGCAGCTCTTTGAGGGGCACCTCCTGAACGAACGCGTCACGTATCCAATGCTCAGTTTCTTGGAAATACTTATCGGCTCGGGCAGCATTGAGGCGGTTCTGCATGATGAATCCAATCCGTTTGCTGAGGACATTTATCGGCTGCTCAATCTGGAGGTTAGGGGCTATAAGAAGCTGTATAAGACAGCAACCAGCATTAGCACCTTTTGTCAGCTGATCCAGGTGCCCAGGCTCAGCAAGCGTGTGCTCTCAAAAATGTCAGTATTCCTGGGCCTGCAGCATGTCCATGTGCGCAAGACGGCGGCAACCAAACTATATGAAGCCTTGGCGCTGCACGGCGATGTAACCGAAATACCCGAAGAGAATATGGATGAAATCCTAACCTTGCTATCGGAAACGGACTGGACCCTGCCCCTGGTCGAAGTACGTCCACTGCGCAATGAGCTCTGCAATCTGATGGGCATTAAGCCACCCGTTAGcggtgcagcagctgctgttaacAAGCAAGAAATTGTGGCAGATAAATAG